In Desulfopila inferna, a single window of DNA contains:
- a CDS encoding zinc ribbon domain-containing protein, giving the protein MNAEIAQLVSLQELDLEIDKIDNEIKQEQEALDERIKKLAEKEAYINTLTEQIDVLEKERRTLEDEMADKMAHVKDRQSKMMQVQTGREQTALLKEIEDAKKSAKESEDRIVELMEKIENLSNEATEEKNLLKGEKKLVSEETEKVRKAIEKINKGKKEKTAVRDKQATEINSRLIKKYNTLRKHRNGLAVVNVNDGVCQGCFMSLPPQQFNILLRGDQMLDCPTCQRMIYYKELETAEQ; this is encoded by the coding sequence TTGAACGCCGAAATAGCTCAACTTGTCTCTTTGCAGGAACTCGACCTCGAAATAGACAAAATAGACAACGAAATAAAACAGGAACAGGAAGCTCTCGATGAACGCATCAAAAAACTGGCTGAAAAAGAAGCGTATATCAACACCCTGACCGAACAGATCGATGTTCTGGAAAAGGAACGCCGAACGCTAGAAGATGAAATGGCCGATAAAATGGCTCATGTAAAGGATCGCCAGTCTAAAATGATGCAGGTTCAGACCGGTCGCGAACAGACTGCCCTGTTAAAGGAAATCGAGGATGCCAAGAAAAGCGCCAAGGAAAGCGAAGACCGCATCGTCGAATTGATGGAAAAGATCGAAAACCTCTCCAATGAAGCAACTGAGGAAAAAAATCTCCTCAAAGGCGAGAAGAAACTGGTATCCGAAGAAACGGAAAAGGTTCGTAAAGCCATCGAAAAGATCAACAAGGGCAAAAAGGAAAAAACCGCCGTTCGTGATAAACAGGCCACAGAGATAAATTCGCGCCTTATAAAAAAATACAACACCCTGCGTAAACACCGCAATGGGCTGGCGGTGGTCAACGTTAATGACGGGGTATGCCAGGGCTGCTTCATGAGTCTGCCGCCGCAGCAGTTCAACATACTGCTCAGAGGCGATCAGATGCTTGACTGTCCCACCTGTCAGAGAATGATCTATTACAAGGAACTGGAGACTGCCGAGCAGTAG